The Prosthecobacter fusiformis sequence TCCTGTTAAAAAAAGCCCTCTTCCACCCCCAAGCCCCGTCCCCCCAAATACCCTCCACTACCCACCAAAAGTAGCCCGCTCAGTCCCCTGAGCGGAAAGCCACCTCGAAGCCACCTCGAAGCCCCCTCCCGCCCTCCTCCAATCTCCGCCTCCTCTGCCCTCTCCGCCCCTCTGCGGCCAACCAATCACAGTATAAAGCCCCGCTCTTGCCGCAAAAGAGTCCACCCCACCCCTCCACCCCACCCCTCCACCCCCTTCCCTCACTCCCCGCCCTTGACGTGCCCCCCCGTCCGCGCCACTGAGTGCGCCCCCCATGCTATCCGTTTCGAATGTCAGCAAGACCTATGCAGGCCGCACTTTGTTCAGCGGCGTGTCTTTTCACATCAACCGGGGTGAAAAGATCGGCCTCATTGGCCCCAACGGCGCAGGAAAATCCACCCTCTTCTCCCTCCTCCTTCGCGAGACCACCCCGGATGACGGCCTCGTCACCATGGAGAAGAACCTCGAATTCGGCTTCCTCCCTCAGGAAAGCGCCCCGGTCGATGACATGACCGTGCTGGAGCTGGCCACCAGCCACTGCCATGAGCACAGCCGCTGGGAGGCCGAGCCAAAGGCCAAACGCATCCTCAAAGGCCTCGCCTTCCGCGAGACCGATTTCGACCGCAATGCCCGCACCCTCAGCGGCGGCTGGGTCATGCGCGCCCACCTCGCCCGCCTGCTCGTTCAGGAGCCAGATCTCCTCCTGCTGGATGAGCCGACCAACCATCTCGATCTCGAGTCCCTCATCTGGTTCCAGGATTACCTCCAGGGTTATCCCGGTGCCATCCTCATGATCTCCCATGACCGTGAATTCCTGAATGCCCTCACCGATGCCATTCTCGAAATCGCTCACAGCAAGGTCAACCGCTACCGGGGCAACTACGATGCCTACCTTCTGGAAAAAGTGGCGCGTGAGGAGCAGATGAAAGGCGCCTTTGAAAATCAGCAAAAGGAAATCGCCAAGCTCCAGCAATGGGCGGACCGCTTCAAGGCCAAGGCCAACTTCGCCTCCCGCGCCCAGGATAAGCTGAAGATGATCGACCGCATGGAAAAGCTGGAAGGCCCAGCCACCGCAGCCAAGACCGTCAAATTCCGCTTCCCCCAGCCCCAGCGCAGCGGCCAGCGCGTCCTCACCCTCAAAGGGCTGGACTTCTCCTATGGCGAGACCCCCGTTTACAACGGCCTGGATTTCGAGATCGAGCGCGGCCAGCGCATCGTCCTCGTCGGCCCCAACGGTGCCGGTAAATCCACCCTGCTGAAGCTTCTCGCCGGAGCACTCACACCTCAGGCTGGCAAGCGCGACCTCGGCCATAACGTCAAGCAGGGTTACTTCGCCCAATATCGTGGGGATGTGCTCAACATGAAGCACACCGTCCTCCAGTCCGCCATGGACCTCCCCAGCCGTCCGGGGGAAAACATGTGCCGCACCTTGTTAGGCTCCTTCCTCTTTCACGGGGACGATGTCTTCAAGCCCGTCGGCGTCCTCAGCGGTGGGGAAAAGTCACGTCTCGCCCTCGTCCGCCTCCTCCTGGACCCACCAAATCTCCTCCTCATGGATGAGCCCACCACCCACTTGGACATGGGCAGCATCGATGCACTCATCGGCGCATTGGAGGACTATGAAGGCACCCTCGTCTTCATCAGCCATGATGTTCACTTCATCCGCGCCATGGCCAAAGGCGTCATCCACATCGCTGGCGGCGTCCTCACTCCCTACAGCGGTGACTACCAGTACTTCCTGGATAAAACCAAGGCCACCTCCGCTCGCGAGGCCCTCACCGCCACCCTGACCAATAGCCAGCCCGGTGCCTGGGATACCCCGAAAAAAGCCTTCTCCCCGCCTAAATCCAAAGAGCAAAAACGCCTCGAAGCCGAAGCCCGCAACAACCGCGCCAAAGGCAAAAAGGACCTCGAAAAAAACGTCACCCGCATTGAGGAGGAACTCGCCGCCCTTGATAAGCGCAAGATGGAACTCGTCGAGCTTCTTCAAGACGGAGCCACCTATTCCGACGCCGCCCGCTTCAAAGCCCTCAGCAAAGAACTCGAGGAGATCGAGCCACGCGTCGCCACCAAAACCGCCGCTTGGGAAAAAGCCGCAGGCGAACTTGAAGCA is a genomic window containing:
- the abc-f gene encoding ribosomal protection-like ABC-F family protein is translated as MLSVSNVSKTYAGRTLFSGVSFHINRGEKIGLIGPNGAGKSTLFSLLLRETTPDDGLVTMEKNLEFGFLPQESAPVDDMTVLELATSHCHEHSRWEAEPKAKRILKGLAFRETDFDRNARTLSGGWVMRAHLARLLVQEPDLLLLDEPTNHLDLESLIWFQDYLQGYPGAILMISHDREFLNALTDAILEIAHSKVNRYRGNYDAYLLEKVAREEQMKGAFENQQKEIAKLQQWADRFKAKANFASRAQDKLKMIDRMEKLEGPATAAKTVKFRFPQPQRSGQRVLTLKGLDFSYGETPVYNGLDFEIERGQRIVLVGPNGAGKSTLLKLLAGALTPQAGKRDLGHNVKQGYFAQYRGDVLNMKHTVLQSAMDLPSRPGENMCRTLLGSFLFHGDDVFKPVGVLSGGEKSRLALVRLLLDPPNLLLMDEPTTHLDMGSIDALIGALEDYEGTLVFISHDVHFIRAMAKGVIHIAGGVLTPYSGDYQYFLDKTKATSAREALTATLTNSQPGAWDTPKKAFSPPKSKEQKRLEAEARNNRAKGKKDLEKNVTRIEEELAALDKRKMELVELLQDGATYSDAARFKALSKELEEIEPRVATKTAAWEKAAGELEALIAKEAAS